gagagagggagagagatacagagagagagggagagagaaacagggagagaggaagagagaaaccgagagagagagagagaaaccgagagagagagagagaaaccgagagagagaaaccgagagagagaaagggaaaccgagagagagagagaaaccgagagagagagagagagaaaccgagagagagagagtgaaaccgagagaaagagagagaaaccgagggagagaatccgagagagagagagagagagagaaaccgagaaagagagagagaaaccgagagaaagggagagagaaaccgagagagagggagagagaaaccgagagagagggagagagaaaccgagagagagggagagagaaaccgagagagagggagagagaaaccgagagagagggagagagaaacagagagagggacagagaaacagaaagagagggagagataaaccgagagagagggagagagaaaccgagagagagggagagagaaaccgagagagagagagaaaccgagagagagagagagagaaaccgagagagagagagagagagaaaccgagagagagagagagaaaccgagagagagagagaatccgagagagagagagagaaagagagaaaacgagagatagagagagagagagaaaccaagagagagagagaaagagaaaccaaagagagagagagaaagagaaaccgagagagagagcaagagaaaccaagagagagagagaaagaaaccaagagagagaaagagagaaaccaagagagagaaagagagaaaccaagagagagagacggacagagacagagacggacagagacaaagacagacagacagaaagacagacagagacagacagagacagacagacagaaacatacagagacagacagagacagagacagagacagggacagagacagagacagatacagacagagacagagacataaagagaaagaggtagataaagagagacggagagagagagggtcagagagagagagagagagagagtcagagagagagagagagtcagagagagacagacagacagacagacagacagagagaaagacagacagagagagagacagagagagagacagagagagacagagagagagagaggcagagagagaaagacagagacagagagagagagagagagcgagagagagagcgggagcgagcgagcgagcgagagagagagcgagagagcgagagagagagagagcgagagagcgagagagagagagcgagagagagagagcgagagcgagagagcgagagagagggagagcgagagcgagcaaaagttgcaaaaaaaagggagaaagaaaagttaatattgaaagagacagaaaaggagaaacagagggagagaatccgagagagagagagagaaaccgagagagagagagagaaaccgagagagagggagagagaaaccgagagagaggaagagagaaaccaagagagagggagagagatacagagagagagggagagagaaacagggagagaggaagagagaaaccgagagagagagagagaaaccgagagagagagagagaaaccgagagagagaaaccgagagagagaaagggaaaccgagagagagagagaaaccgagagagagagagagagaaaccgagagagagagagtgaaaccgagagaaagagagagaaaccgagggagagaatccgagagagagagagagagagagagagagaaaccgagaaagagagagagaaaccgagagaaagggagagagaaaccgagagagagggagagagaaaccgagagagagggagagagaaaccgagagagagggagagagaaaccgagagagagggagagagaaaccgagagagagggagagagaaacagagagagggacagagaaacagagagagagggagagataaaccgagagagagggagagagaaaccgagagagagggagagagaaaccgagagagagagagaaaccgagagagagagagagagaaaccgagagagagagagagagagaaaccgagagagagagagagaaaccgagagagagagagaatccgagagagagagagagaaagagagcaaacgagagatagagagagagagaaaccaagagagagagagaaagagaaaccaaagagagagagagaaagagaaaccgagagagagagcaagagaaaccaagagagagagagaaagaaaccaagagagagaaagagagaaaccaagagagagaaagagagaaaccaagagagagagacggacagagacagagacggacagagacaaagacagacagacagaaagacagacagagacagacagagacagacagacagagacagacagacagaaacatacagagacagacagagacagagacagagacagggacagagacagagacagatacagacagactgagacagagacagaaagagaaagagaaagtttttatctccccagcaaattgccctatctataacaaaaattggtcagattgtggagaagacactcgcctgtctcacggactataaTGGGATATCAGTACAATGTTACTCCATTCCTGCCAGAGGTCATCATAAGTGATGTGTCTCTGAATGCACTAGATCAAGCTTATTGAATAAAATCAGGCACTGGTATATAACGATGTGTGTTTAATGTTTTGCTCCCTAGTTCCCGCCGCGTGCGACAGGTGGCAGCACACTTCAGTACAGAAAGATACATGCTTGAACGCAACATCCCTCCTCAACTTAGATAGAAAAAACATTATATAGCCCGTTTCTTCAGATTCTAGGAGGTTATTAGAACTAATTAGTGAATGCTATGTTTTCACATACCAACTTACTAAACCTAAgcgaatagaaaaataataaaaacaaattaaatggcAAGCTTCATATGCAAAGTATACCAACTAGAAATTCTtagaattaatatcaatattatcacttagAATGTATCTCATTTGTGACTCAAAATGTCTATTTAACTGAAATGAGATTAATGAAAAATGTCAAGACTTAGGAGTTACATTTTAACTGAAAATGTCCTGAAAGTCTATTGTCCACATGTGATAACAATTGTCTACTAGTAGTATGCATTATTGAATATGTTAATCATGGTGAGAGGAGAGGTTACTAGCACTTCACTCTCTTATTGTTTTTCCCCACTCAATGTTTGTGGCAACCCAACAAACTCGTCGAATCTGACTGGCAGACGTTTTGCACGTGTGGTCCTGGCACTATCCCAGAGACAAGGCTTGAGGGGGGTAGCGACTGCCTGTGTGGGTGGAGAGTCTGTGGTGATGTGCAGGTCATCTGTGgcatcatcttcatcctggtgCTGTGTGTATGTTGCATTACCACTGTATAATTTGAAGTGTGATGCATTTCTTGTGATGCTGTAATCCTCACAGGCGGCAGTGATCATATACCCTTTACATTGGGTTATCTTGAGGGGTCTTGGGCTGAAAGGTGTTTGCACTTTTTTCGTAGTTTTTTGTTTGACTAATACGCGGTCACCTGACAATTTAGTATGACGTCTCGAATCTGTGTAAttcttggattttctttttttctcactgtcAGTTTCCTGTATCTTATCATGTATTTTTTGGCGGCTGATGATAGGCAGGGTGACACTTGGCAGTGTTGTTCTGATCTTTCTGCCGAACAGCGCTTCAGCAGGCGAGACCCCAATCGAGTCGTGGGGGGTGGCACGGTACTGTCTTAGGTACCTATAGAGTTCCTGCTTCCAGCTTCTGCACTCTACGTGAGCAGCGCGAACACACTTCATCAGAGGTCCCATGAAGTGCTCAATCTCCCCATTGGCCTGGGGCCACAGTGGCGTAAGCTTACGGTGAACGAAATCGGAATGTTGAGCGTACTTACAAATGTCTTCGCTACTGAAGGGAGGTCTGTTGCCTGATTTCAAAATGGCTGGTATCCCGTGTCGGGCGAACACAGCATCCATTTTTGGCAACACGGCTTTTGCTGATGTGGAGTTCACTATTTCCACTTCTGGAAATTTGCTGTAATCATCCATGATGACAAGTAGGTAAGTGTTGTTGGGAAGGCCACTCAGAAAATCAACGGACACTTCGCTCCAGGGCTCTGATGGGAGTTTGCTATTTTGCATCAGTTCTAGATGTTGTTTGGCAGGGGCGCATGCTTGGCAAGCAAGACATTTCTTTACGGATTCTTCAACCAGCTTGTCGATGCCTGGAAACCACACCTTGTCTCATAGGAGGCGCTTTGTTCGGACAATGCCCTGGTGTCCGGCATGAGCCAGGTCGACAGCTCTTTGTTGCAAGGATGGTGAGATCACAAGGCGGGTACCTCGGAGTAACAGGTTGTCCTTCAGTGTGAGTTCATCTTTGATTTTGTGATATTGGGCTGTCAAGGATGATCTCCAGTTGCTTGTTTTTACGGCATTGCTGACAGCCTGATATGTCGGGTTCGTTTTCAGTGGCACTGCATATTTCATCTGTAGATAGCGCCTTTGGCACAGCATTGTGCGCTATGTAGTTGATGTATTCCTCAACTCTGTCAGACGTCTCATTACTGCATGGGTGGCGACTGATGTAATCAGCTGGATTCAGGTCATCTTTACCTGGTTTGTACTGCAATTTGAAGATATATGGTGTCAGTCAGAGTCGCCATCACTCAATGCGTGGTGAGGCTGGACGTTGGCTGTTGAATATTCCCAGCAAGGGTTTGTGATCTGTGAAGATGTCTAAATCTTCGCTGTACAGATACAGATGGAAATGCTCTGCACCCCAGACGACCGCTAACATTTCGCGTTCTGTTTGGGAGTATCTGCTTTCGACGGGAGAAAGCACACGGCTTGCGTAACTGATGACATGACCCCCTTGTGACAAAATTGTGCCGAGCCCTGTAGGCGACGCATCTACTAGCAGTGTCGAGCGTTTCTTTGGGTCGAAGTAAGTTACGGATGGGGCGTTTGTAAGTGCGGCCTTTAAATTATCCAGGGCTTGCATTTCTTTCCTACCCCAGCTCCATGGAACGTCTTGATGTGTCAGTTGTCTGAGGGGAGTGGTCACATCTGCAGAGTTGGGAATGAAACGTGAAACATACTGAGCCATTCCGAGGAGCGACCTGACTTCAGGGACATTAGTGGGTGGCGCCATCTCTTTGATTGCTTAAATCTTCTTAAGATCAGCCTGGACCCCATTTCTGCCAAAGATATGGCCGAAATAGGTGACAGTAGGTTGGGAGAATTTGCATTTATGTTGATTCAGCCGTGCACCATGTTGCTGTAAGCGAAGGAGTGTCGCTTGCAGATTTGCATCATGTTCCTTCTGTGTGCAACCAAACGCTATGATGTCATAGGAGATGTTTTTCACTCCTGGCAAACCTGCGAACATTTCAGCGACAGCGTTTTGGAAAATCTCAGATGCCGTATTTATTCCAAACATCAGACGTTTGTAGCGGTAGAGGTATTTGTTGGTGCTGAATGTAGTAATGTATCAGGTACTGGCATCAAGCTCGTACTGGTGGTATCCCTGTGCTAGATCTAGTGTGTGCCATTTAGGTCGGCAATGAGATCGTCCATGGTTGGCATgacatgtttctctctttttattgctttattggcTTCACGCATGTCAATGCACACTCTGATTTTGCCCGATTTCTTTGGTACAATTACGAGGGGACTACCCCAGGGGGTTGGGCCCTCTGCTTTTTCGATGATGTCATTAGCCTCTAATTTTGCTATGGCGCTTTCAACATCCTTGCAGAGATGGAACGGAATACGCCTGTGACGCTGTTGTTTTGGAATCACTGACTCGTCAATGCGGAGCTTGACGGCTTTATTGCGGATTTTCCCCATTCCCGAAAAGAGCTGTGGGAATTTCTCAGTGGGCCAGTTTGTGGTCTGTGGGGATTTTTCTTTCACCAGCTGAGCTACGCTCAGGACTCCTAGCTGTTGTGCGTCTTGGAATCCTAGTAAGTTTCCACCTGAGCCACTTACTACATGGACTTTTGCTTCGAGCGTGCAGCTACCATGTGTGATTGTGGTGTTGGCGACACCTAGAACAAGTATTGGTGTTTTTGAGCCATATGGGAACACCTTGCACGGAGGTGGATGTAGTTGTGGTTTTACTGGCATTATCTCATATGTTTCCCGGTCCACTATATTGACAGATGCACCAGAGTCAATTGTCATTGTAACTGGCAGGCCCGAGATCTTGACTGTACAACTGGGGAGGCACGACGTTTTGTTTGTAGTGGACATGACGTTGTCTGTCTCATCTGTTGAGATTGAGTAGCCGTAGTTGTAGTCGTTGTCGGAGTGGTGGTGAACGTCGTCGCTCACAACATTAGCGGCGTCTGCTCGCTTACCTTGACGCTGGTGTGATGACTGGCGTGACGACTGGCACACTCGGGCGAAGTGGTGCATCTTCGAACAGGCCGGACAGGTTCGGTGCGGCAGATCATGTCCGCAGTAGTAAACACTTTCCCGACTTTTGTTTTGGCCTGCTGGGCCGTCTGTCACTGCTGAGACCTGGGCCTGGGGTGCTTTGGCGCTGTCGTGGTTGAGACGATGTACGAGTGCGGGGTTTTGATCTGTAACTTGACCGTCTCTGACTGGAGCTCTGGCTGCTGACAGTAACTGCTCTAGACTATAGTTTTCGCGCAGAGCTCTTCTCCTAAGAGCTTGGCTTTCACAGctgaatataatttgttttttcatttctgtATCGGTATCATTGAAACCGCATGTCTTGGCAAGGTGTCTTAGTCTTGTGGTAAAACTATCGATGTTCTCAGCACTCTTGTGTTTGCTGTCTTGCGGTCTGAATTTGTGACAGTCATGGCTGTCATAAGCCTGTCAAATCTGCTCAGATATTTCTTCCAGCGAGACCCCACAATATTGTCGGCATGGACGTCGAATGAAGGAAACTGCAGGTGTGCCATATTATTTGCCATCTTGGCGTGAATTCAGTTATATTTGCTGCAGTGCTGAATGTCGGTTCGTTTTTAGAATTTAAAATGTCGGGCGTGGAGGGAAAACAGCGTGGTCGGTTAAAATCTACTGAATATTACTCACAGCggaccatttctctttttttttttctccagcttTCGATGCTGCTGCCGTTCTGGTTCGTCCTCGTCGCCAGATGATGTGTCTTTGAATGTACTAGATCGGGCTTATTGAATAAAATCAGGCACTTGTATATAACGATGTGGGTTTATTGTTTTGCTCCCTAGTTCCCGCCGCGTGCGACAGGTGGCAGCACACTTCAGTACAGAAAGATACATGCTTGAACACAAGAGTAAGAACACCACTAATGTAAAAATTTCTgcagacatgaccttcccttaatgtttacatcggtggagaatccctgttcgaccatatcaacctcctcgtcagtacCAACATTGTTggtgtttaggacatcctgccaaacattgccgttccacagctaGATCCCTGCTATGTACCAAACATGACCATACTCTAtcatcaaactgctctgcacaatcacgcacatgtgcaaactgtggcgacccccataatgtattttataaaggctgtcccacctacaaatttgagtctgaggtagcaaatctcagattcagacttgggctcactctatgtgaagccagacaggaagcatgtcaacaaggtttttctcttactccctactccagtaatgtcactcACTCTGCTACTCCCCATACCTCTCaaactcctacaccctcccctaaacctatccctcctccatctaatttcccctcttctatctcctacCGTCtacagtcaaattcttttgccatcctaaatccagacactccaatctctactacagccccaacaccttcccctctccctccccgcacaacCCGCAGCAGACTAAACATTCCGCCCTCTCTTCCA
The nucleotide sequence above comes from Penaeus chinensis breed Huanghai No. 1 chromosome 3, ASM1920278v2, whole genome shotgun sequence. Encoded proteins:
- the LOC125041451 gene encoding uncharacterized protein LOC125041451; protein product: MLCQRRYLQMKYAVPLKTNPTYQAVSNAVKTSNWRSSLTAQYHKIKDELTLKDNLLLRGIDKLVEESVKKCLACQACAPAKQHLELMQNSKLPSEPWSEVSVDFLSGLPNNTYLLVIMDDYSKFPEVEIVNSTSAKAVLPKMDAVFARHGIPAILKSGNRPPFSSEDICKYAQHSDFVHRKLTPLWPQANGEIEHFMGPLMKCVRAAHVECRSWKQELYRYLRQYRATPHDSIGVSPAEALFGRKIRTTLPSVTLPIISRQKIHDKIQETDSEKKRKSKNYTDSRRHTKLSGDRVLVKQKTTKKVQTPFSPRPLKITQCKGYMITAACEDYSITRNASHFKLYSGNATYTQHQDEDDATDDLHITTDSPPTQAVATPLKPCLWDSARTTRAKRLPVRFDEFVGLPQTLSGEKQ